The region CCTTCCGGCCACATCAACGTTTCGGCGAGCTGCGACGCTAATTGTTTGGGGAAGCCATTGCGTCTAGCCAATCTCCCCACCTGTGGGGGAGATGCCCGGCAGGGCAGAGGGGGGCTCACGCGGCACGCCATATCTACCAAGGCGATGCCGCCTGCCTTCACCCGTCCAACGTCTCCTTCACCACCACAGCCAGTTGCTTCAGCGAAAACGGCTTCGGCAAAAATCCGAATTTGGCTTCCGGCGGCAGGTTGCGGGCGAAGGCATCTTCGGCATAGCCTGAGACGAAGATGAATTTCATGTCGGGATAGGACTTGCGCAGCTCGCGCAGCAGTGTCGGGCCGTCCATTTCGGGCATGACCACGTCGGAAACGACGATGTCGACCTTGCCGTCGAGCTCTTCCATGATGCTGAGCGCCTCGACGCCCGAGCCCGCCTCGTGCACGGTGTAGCCACGCGTTTCCAGCATGCGCTTGCCGCCACGGCGCACCGCCTCTTCGTCTTCGACGAGAAGAATGACCGCCGATCCCGTCAGGTCCTCCGGCTGCTGCGCCGCTGGCGCCTCCGGCTGCATGCCGATTTCAGCGACGGCGGCGTCGATCGCGCCGGCTTCGGCGGCAACCGCCGGTTCCGGGATGTGGCGCGGCAGGAAGACCCGGAATGTGGTGCCCTTGCCGACTTCGGATTCCGGCTGGATGTAGCCGCCCGATTGCTTGACGATGCCGTAGACCATGGCGAGGCCGAGCCCGGTGCCCTTGCCGACATCCTTGGTGGTGAAGAACGGCTCGAAGATCTTGTCCATGATTTCGGGCGCGATGCCGGTGCCGTTATCGGCAACCTCGATCAGCACCATGTCCTCGGCCGGCATGTAGGAATAGTTGAAGGCGGAGACCTCTGAAGCTGTCAGGTTTCGGGTGCGCAGCGTCAGCGTGCCGCCCTCGGGCATGGCATCGCGCGCATTGACGCAGAGATTGATCAGCACCTGTTCGAATTGCGAAAGATCGGTTTTGACGGGCCAGAGGTCGCGGCCATATTGCACGTCGAGCTTGACGTTGGTGCCGGAAAGCAGCCGGTCGACCAGCATGCGCAGGTCGCCGACGACATCTGTCAGGTTCAGCACCGAGGGCCGCATCGTCTGCTTGCGCGAGAAGGCGAGCAGCTGGCGCACCAGCACCGCGGCGCGGTTGGCGTTGCGCTTGATCTCCATAAGGTCGGCAAAGCTCGCATCGGCCGGTCGCGCCTGCAGCAGCAGATGGTCCGAGGAAAGCAGGATCGCCGTCAGCACATTGTTGAAATCATGCGCGATGCCGCCGGCAAGCGTGCCGACAGCATTCATCTTCTGCGTCTGCGCCATCTGCGCTTCCAGTGCCTTCTGCTCGGTCACCTCGACGGCGTAAACAATTGCCGCCTCCTCGGGCGCCTCGTCGCTCTGATCGATGACGGCGTTGACATAGAAACGGAAATAGCGCGCCTCGTCGGTCGGCGTGCGGGTATCGAGCGGCGCGATGTCGCCTTGCCGGTCCTTGGCCGCCGCCAGCGCCTCGGCGAGCTGCGGCCGGTCGCTTTCCTGCACGATGGTTTCGAGATGCGGCGCCTTTTCGAGATCGTCGCGCGAGACGACGCCGGAGAACAGCTTGAGGAACGGCGCGTTCGTCCGCAGGATGCGCCCATCGCCGTCCACCGAGGCGATCGCCATCGGGGTGTTGTTAAAGAAGCGGGTGAAGCGCATGGCGGCGGCAGAAGCGGACTGACCGCCGGCATCGCTCTTTTCACGCCCCAGCACGATCGTCCGGCTTTCGCCGGGTGCGCCGTCGCGCATCGACGTGACGCTGTGGATGATCTGCACCGGCAGGCTCTGGCCGTTGGTCTTGCGCAGGTCGAGATCGAGCGTCACGGTCTTTTTCAGGCCGGGTTCTGCCTGCACCGACTGGATCAGCGCTAGCCCCTCGCCCGCCACCACGTCGCCGATCGTCATCGAGCCCGGCACGAATTTGGTGAGGTCGAGCCCCAGCCACTCGGCGAGCGTCGCATTGAGATAGAAGATCTCGCCCTTCCTGCCGGCGGAAAAGAATCCGGCCGGCGCATGGTCGAGATAGTCGATCGCGTTCTGCAACTCCTTGAAGAAGCGCTCCTGATCGTCGCGCTCGGTGGTGATATCGGTGATCTGCCAGATCTGCAGCGGCTTGCCGCCGTTCTCTTCCTGAGGCAGTAGCCGCGCTTTCAGCCGGTACCAATGGGCGCCGGAGCTGTTGCTGCCGGGGCCGACAGCGCGCAGCAGGCGGAATTCCTCCCGGCCCTCCTTGCCCTCACGCAGTCCGTTGACCAGCCTGTAGAGCGCCTCGTTCGATTCGCGGTGGCGCGACAGCAGGCTTTCCAGCGTCTGCACCTCCGTCGCCTTGCGCGCGCCGGTCAGCGCGCCATAAGCGGCATTGGCATAGATGATCCGGCCCTTTTCGTCGGTGATCAGCGTGCCGTCCGGGTGACTGTTGAGGAAGGCGCGCGCCAGGCTGTCGGACTGGCGCTGCGGCATCACCTCGATGAAGCCAATGACCGAGGATACCAGGAAGAAGATGCCGACCATGGCGAGCACGCCGAGACCGCCGAGCACGACCTCGTTATCAAGCGACCGTTTGAAGACGATGAAGCCGCCGGCGGCGGCGATCAGCACGAGAGCCAGCAGAAGAATGCGCAAGACCGTGCCAGAACGCCCCCCACGATCCACAAGCGGTGCGTTATAATCGTCGGCCTGACGCGGTTTCGTCATGTATTCCTCACATAAGCCCCATCAGCTTCGTAGCACGAACACGAAGCGGGAATCAGGCACTCTTTTCTTCTTAGCAATTTGCCGCGTCGGCAAAAACACCGGTCGCCGGCAAGACTGCTTGAATTCACAGGCAACAGCGCCATCTGCCCCTGAACCCTGATACGGCCGCCCGTGCGCAAGGTCGCCCCGCACCCAGGCAGCGGAACACGAAATCGCGTTCTCCCGTGACTGGACAGCACCGGCAGCCCTTGCCTAAGGAACGGAAAAGTCGTCAATATGTGCCAAATATGAAATGGAGTAAGTGATTATGTTGGATGATGTTGTCGGAGCGTATGGCAGCCGTTTTCTGCTTGCAGCCGGTGGCGTCGGCCTAGCGCTTCTTCTGCTCATCCTGGTGCTCTGGGTGATCCGCAGACGGGCGCCCTCGCCCTTCGTGCGCGGCGGCCGCAATCGCCAGCCCCGTCTGCAGGTTCTGGATGCCGCAGCTGTCGATACCCGCCGCCGGCTGGTGCTGGTGCGCCGCGACGATGTCGAGCATCTGATCATGATCGGCGGCCCGAGCGATATCGTCATCGAAAGCCGTATCCTGCCGGCAACGGCGCAACAGCCGGAAACCGCCGACCACCCGCAACCCGTCGAGCAGCGCGCAATATCCCCGGCGCGCCCGGAAACGCCATCGCTTTCTCCGCCCCGCGCCCCAGTTGCAGCGCCGGTTGCAGTCCCCGTCGCCGCTCCTGCCGCAGCCCGCAGCGAGCCGGCCGCCGAGCCTTCCTTCTCCGCGCCGGTTTCGGCGGAGCCGCGCCCGCGCCCCGAACCGCCGGCCCAGCCGGTCGTGGCGCCGCCGGTGGCGACGAGCCCTCTTCCGGTAACGCCCGTGACACCTCCGCTGTCGGCCGAACGCGACATTCCTGCGCCTCCCGCCCCGCCTCAGCCGCGCCCGCCGGAGCGTGTCGTTGCTTCCCCGGTCGCGCAGCCCGCATCGTTCCACGATACCGCAAGTGCGGCCGAGATTCTCGATGCCGCCCGCCAGCGCGTTATGCCGCAGCAGCGCATCGAACCCGAAATTTCCGCTCCATCTTTCCAGGGCATGCCGGCCGCCGCCCGCGCAGCGCCCGGCACAACCGAGGACGATGCGGCAGCACAGCCGGCAGCAGCGATCCGCGGTGATTTCCAGCGAGTGCTGGAAGAGGAGATGGCGAACAATCTGACAGCCGAACGCATCGTCCCGGTGCCGGCAAACCAGCCCTCCCGCCAAGCCATGCCCCAGCCGCAGCCAGGCAATCTGCCGCGCCGCGATCCCGACC is a window of Rhizobium sp. N324 DNA encoding:
- a CDS encoding flagellar biosynthetic protein FliO; this translates as MLDDVVGAYGSRFLLAAGGVGLALLLLILVLWVIRRRAPSPFVRGGRNRQPRLQVLDAAAVDTRRRLVLVRRDDVEHLIMIGGPSDIVIESRILPATAQQPETADHPQPVEQRAISPARPETPSLSPPRAPVAAPVAVPVAAPAAARSEPAAEPSFSAPVSAEPRPRPEPPAQPVVAPPVATSPLPVTPVTPPLSAERDIPAPPAPPQPRPPERVVASPVAQPASFHDTASAAEILDAARQRVMPQQRIEPEISAPSFQGMPAAARAAPGTTEDDAAAQPAAAIRGDFQRVLEEEMANNLTAERIVPVPANQPSRQAMPQPQPGNLPRRDPDLAPITGADTELQKEVARIFGEMSVNRDK
- the cckA gene encoding cell cycle histidine kinase CckA gives rise to the protein MTKPRQADDYNAPLVDRGGRSGTVLRILLLALVLIAAAGGFIVFKRSLDNEVVLGGLGVLAMVGIFFLVSSVIGFIEVMPQRQSDSLARAFLNSHPDGTLITDEKGRIIYANAAYGALTGARKATEVQTLESLLSRHRESNEALYRLVNGLREGKEGREEFRLLRAVGPGSNSSGAHWYRLKARLLPQEENGGKPLQIWQITDITTERDDQERFFKELQNAIDYLDHAPAGFFSAGRKGEIFYLNATLAEWLGLDLTKFVPGSMTIGDVVAGEGLALIQSVQAEPGLKKTVTLDLDLRKTNGQSLPVQIIHSVTSMRDGAPGESRTIVLGREKSDAGGQSASAAAMRFTRFFNNTPMAIASVDGDGRILRTNAPFLKLFSGVVSRDDLEKAPHLETIVQESDRPQLAEALAAAKDRQGDIAPLDTRTPTDEARYFRFYVNAVIDQSDEAPEEAAIVYAVEVTEQKALEAQMAQTQKMNAVGTLAGGIAHDFNNVLTAILLSSDHLLLQARPADASFADLMEIKRNANRAAVLVRQLLAFSRKQTMRPSVLNLTDVVGDLRMLVDRLLSGTNVKLDVQYGRDLWPVKTDLSQFEQVLINLCVNARDAMPEGGTLTLRTRNLTASEVSAFNYSYMPAEDMVLIEVADNGTGIAPEIMDKIFEPFFTTKDVGKGTGLGLAMVYGIVKQSGGYIQPESEVGKGTTFRVFLPRHIPEPAVAAEAGAIDAAVAEIGMQPEAPAAQQPEDLTGSAVILLVEDEEAVRRGGKRMLETRGYTVHEAGSGVEALSIMEELDGKVDIVVSDVVMPEMDGPTLLRELRKSYPDMKFIFVSGYAEDAFARNLPPEAKFGFLPKPFSLKQLAVVVKETLDG